A genomic region of Miscanthus floridulus cultivar M001 chromosome 3, ASM1932011v1, whole genome shotgun sequence contains the following coding sequences:
- the LOC136544281 gene encoding extensin-like has product MPPAVSTPGPHPSAHNTPHRTQPHAANPRPTAPRRAPPRPAASPPHHAPPPAQHRSPAPGAARPDASRPQSCPPLAPRPVLGASRPQRRPPSVPRPATGAARPQRPTPPAIAKPSDDLARPPPPRRTDAVPATSPHFSILARAASAIRTPRASSARLARFAAAVLEPSEEYDVDTSEHERLAR; this is encoded by the exons ATGCCCCCAGCGGTTAGCACCCCCGGCCCTCACCCTAGCGCACACAACACGCCGCACCGCACACAACCGCACGCCGCCAACCCCCGCCCCACCGCGCCCCGCCGCGCCCCACCACGCCCCGCCGCCTCCCCGCCCCACCACGCCCCGCCACCGGCGCAGCATCGCAGCCCCGCCCCCGGCGCCGCCCGCCCCGACGCTTCCCGCCCCCAGAGCTGCCCACCCTTGGCGCCCCGCCCCGTCCTCGGTGCGTCCCGCCCCCAGCGCCGCCCGCCCTCGGTGCCCCGCCCCGCCACCGGCGCCGCCCGCCCCCAGCGCCCCACCCCGCCCGCGATTGCAAAGCCGTCGGACGACCTCGCcaggccgccgccaccgcgacGCACCGACGCCGTTCCCGCCACATCGCCGCACTTCTCAAT ACTTGCTCGTGCCGCATCAGCAATACGCACGCCACGCGCCTCATCGGCCAGGCTGGCGCGCTTCGCCGCCGCTGTGCTGGAGCCCTCCGAGGAGTACGACGTGGACACATCCGAGCATGAGCGCCTGGCGCGGTAG